The window CCAGCTCTGTGCCAGTGCAACGTTCGGCAGCCATAGCAGCGCCATCGCTGCCAGCGCCAGCCGGCGCGCCCATGTCGTGTCGTTTCGCAGCATTGCGCCCATCCCCTGAAAAGTGATACCCGGAGCCATTCCGCAGGCTCCTTCGGCGCGCAGGATGCGCCGGCCGGCGGGACCATAGTTGGAAATTCGGGGCGGGCAAACTGCCTCGCGATCAGGAGGGGACCTCGTGGGACTGAGCGTGATGATCCTCGGCCTGGTGCTGTTCCTCGGCGTCCACCTCGTCCCGACGCAGCGCGATTTGCGCGCGCAACTGATCGCGCGCTCCAGCGAGAGCATCTACAAGCTCGGCTATGCGCTGCTCTCCGCCGTCGGCCTGGCGCTGATCATCTGGGGCTTTGCGGATTACCGCGCCTCCGGCTTGATCGACGTCTGGACCCCGCCGCACGCGATGAAGCACGTCACGGTTGCCTTGATGCTTCCCGCGGTGATCCTGGTGGTCGCCGCCTATATTCGCGGCCGCATCTACACCACGTTGAAACATCCGATGCTGACCGCCGTCAAACTGTGGGCCGCGGCGCATCTGCTGTCCAATGGTGATCTCGGCTCGATCGTCCTGTTCGGCTCGTTCCTGGCCTGGGCAGTGATCGATCGCATCTCGCTGAAGCGCCGTTCTGATCCCGGCGCGCCGCCGATCCCGGTCGGGGGCCCCGGCAATGATCTGATCGCGGTGGCGGTCGGCGTCGTCGCCTATCTCGCGCTCGGCTTTGCGTTTCACCCGGTGGTGATTGGCGTTCCCGTTTTCGGAGCTTAGGTCATGTCAGTACAGTCGGCGATCAAGCGCAAAACCGCGCCGGACATTCTCGCGCGCAAGAACGGCGAACCGATCGTGATGCTGACCTCGTATCACGCGCATACCGCCGCGCTGGTCGATCGCTATTGCGATGTCATTCTGGTCGGCGACAGCCTCGGCAATGTGATGCACGGCTTCGAGACCACGATCCCCGTCACGCTGGAAATGATGATCCTGCAGGGCCACGCGGTGATGCGCGGCTCGCAGCAGGCGCTGGTGGTGGTCGACATGCCGTTCGGCTCCTATGAGGGCTCGAAGGAGCAGGCGTTCCATTCCGCGGTGCGAATTTTGAAGGAGACGCATTGCGGCGCCGTCAAACTCGAAGGCGGCGAGCGGATGGCGGAGACCATCGCGTTTCTCACCGCGCGGGGTATTCCGGTGATGGGCCACATCGGCCTGACCCCGCAGTCGATCAACACGCTGGGTTCGTTCCGTTCGCAGGGCCGCGATGAGGCCGAGGCGATTTCGCGCGGCGAGAATGTCGGTGGCCCGATCCAGAACGACGCCATCGCGGTGGCGCAGGCCGGCGCGTTCTCGGTGGTGATCGAGGCGGTGGCCGAACCGCTGGCGCGCAAGATCACCGAGACTATCGCGATCCCGACCATCGGCATCGGCGCCAGTGTCGCCTGCGACGGCCAGGTGCTGGTGCTGGAGGACATGCTGGGCCTGTCGGCGCGGACGCCGAAATTCGTCCGCCGCTACGGCAATCTCGGCCCGATGATCGAGGCTGCGATCGAGGGCTACGCCACCGATGTGCGCTCCCGCGCGTTTCCGGGGCCGGAACATGTCTATGGTGCGAAGCCCAAAGGCTGACACGCCGTGGAGACGCTGACGAAGCTGTGAAGGAATAAGCAGGCATCCCAGGTGTAAGACCGGATGTGTTGCAAGGGATGACGCCATGAAACATCTGCTGGGAGCGGCGCTTATAGCCGCGGTCGCATTCTGGGCCGGCGCCGGCCACTCCGAGCCGCTCAAAAAACACCACAGGACCGTGCATCGCGTCTACGAGCCGCGTCCGGTCGCAAATCCCCTCAACGATATCAGCGGCAATGCGGCGCTCGGCGGCAACAGTGCCAATTCGGCGTTCGGTTCCAACAGCGCCGGCGAAAACGCCAACGGGCGCACCAGCGGCGGGTTCGGCGGCAACTGATCCGCTCCCTGTTTCTCCCCGCGGTCCCGCGAGAACGGCGGCGCAACGCGTTGATTGCGCTGGCTTTGCCTTGCCGCTGCCATAACGCTAGGGTATCGCCGCCGCCATGCCGGGACCACGTGTCCGGCGCCGCTCGGGGTTGAGCGCGGCCAATCGGGGACGGGATAGCTTTAAGTGTCTGAATTATTTAATGAAGTTGACGAAGACCTGCGTCGTGAGCAGCTCAAGAAGCTGTGGGACCGCTATTCGCTATTCATCATTGCCATCGCGATTCTGATCGTGGCCGGAGTCGGCGGCTGGCGTGGCTACAGCTATCTCGAGGCCAAGAAGTCCGCCGAGGCCGGTGCGGCGTTCGACCGCGCCGTCGATCTGTCCGAACAGAACAAGCATGCCGAGGCTGAAGCCGCCTTCACCAAGCTCGCGGCCGAGGCGCCGTCCGGCTACCGCGCGCTGGCGCGTCTGCGCGCCGCCTCGGAAGCCTCATCCCGCGATCCGCAGGCGGCCGTGAAGCTTTACGATGACATCGCCGCCGACCGCAGCGTCGCCGCCACCGAGCAGGACCTGGCGAAAATCCGCGCCGGCGCGCTGCTGCTGGAAACCGCGCCCTATAACGCCATGCTGGCGCGGCTGGAGCCGGCGTCCACCATTACCGGCACCTATCGCCATTCCGCCCGCGAATTGCTTGCTCTGTCGGCCTGGCGCGCCAATAACGCCGTGGCGACGCGGCAGTGGTTGGACATGATTGCCAATGACGGCGAGACGCCGGCAAGCCTGCGCACCCGCGCCGAGGCGCTGCAGGCCCTGCTGCCGCCGGCCGCCAAGAGCTGACCAGAGCTGATTTGAAGACCACGAGTTGAGTGAGAAGCCGTCCATGCGCCGTATGCAACGCCTCGTATCCGCTGCCGTCCTGATCGCGCTGTCCAGCGCGCTGACCGGTTGCGGCAGCATGACCGGATGGGATCCGACCGATCTGCTCGACTTCCTCGACACCAAGAAGAAGCTGCCGGGCGACCGCAAGCCGTTATTCCCCGAGGGCGTTCCCGGCCTGCAGCAGGGTGTGCCGAAGGAACTCTACAAGGGCAATGTCGAGCAGCAGCAGCGGGATGAACAGGCCGCGGCGGCCGCTGCCGCAGCTGCGCCGGCCCCGGAGCCGAAGGGCCGCGCCAAACCCAAGGGCCGGGTGAACGTCGGCGCGGTTCGAAGCGCTCAACCCGCGCCAGAGGCGGCTCCGGCCGATGGCGAAGCCGCCCCGGTCGAGGAGGGCAGCACCGCCGCGGCACCTCCCGCCCCGAAGGGCAAGAAGATCGTCCGCCGCCGCACCACGGCGCCGCCGCCGGATGAATCCGCGGCGCCACAGGCCGCGCCCAGCCAGCAGGCGCAACCCGCGACCACGCCATTCCCGGCACCGGTGCCATCGGGCACCTTCACGCGCTGAGATCGCCCTTTTAGGCCGGTCTCATTGACATGCGCTCCCTAATGGGCGCACGGAATACCATGTCTTTCACCATTGCTATTATCGGCCGGCCCAATGTCGGCAAATCCACGCTGTTCAACCGTCTGGTCGGGCAGAAGCTCGCTTTGGTCGATGACACTCCGGGCGTCACCCGCGACCGCCGCGAGGGCCAGGGCAAGCTCGGCGATCTCGAATTCACCATCATCGACACCGCCGGCCTCGACGAGGGCGCCAAGGGCTCGCTGACCGCGCGGATGCAGGAACAGACCGAAACCGCCATCGCGCTCGCCGACGCGTTGCTGTTCGTGATCGACGCCCGTGCCGGCCTTACCCCGAACGACCGCGCCTTTGCCGATTTCGCCCGCCGCGCCAACAAGCCGGTGGTGCTGGTCGCCAACAAGAGCGAGGGCAAGCACGGCGAACTGGGTGCGATGGAGTCTTATGCGCTCGGGCTCGGCGAGCCGATCCAGATTTCCGCCGAACACGGCGAGGGCCTCAGCGATCTCTACGACTCCCTGCGCGACCTGATGCCGGAGCCGGACGAAGAGCGCGAAGAATTCGACGATGACGACATCATCGAGTCCGACGAGGAACTTGCGAAGCGGCCGATCCGCGTCGCCATCGTCGGCCGGCCCAATGCCGGCAAGTCGACCACGATCAATCATCTGCTCGGTGAGGAGCGGCTGCTGACCTCTTCGGAGGCTGGCACCACCCGCGATTCCATCTCGGTCGAGCTCAATTTCAAGGGCCGCGAATTTCGTATCTTCGACACGGCGGGATTGCGGCGCCGCTCGCGGATCGAGGAGAAGCTGGAAAAATTGTCTGTCGCCGATGCGCTGCGCGCGGTGCGCTTTGCCGAAGTCGTCGTGCTGATGATGGACTCGCAGAACAAGTTCGAGGAGCAGGATCTGCGCATCGCCGACCTGATCGAGCGAGAAGGCCGCGCCTTGGTGATCGCGGTCAACAAATGGGATCTGATGGGCAAGCAGGGCAGCCTCGTCGCCGGCCTGCGTACCGACGTCGATCACTTGCTGCCGCAGGTCAAGGGCGTGCCGATCGTGGCGATCTCCGGCCTGATGGGCGAGGGCATCGATCGGCTGATGAAGGCGATCGAGGAATCCTACGCGGTGTGGAATCGCCGCATTCCGACAGCGTCTCTCAATCGCTGGTTTGAGCAGGCGATCGATGCCAATCCGCCGCCGGCCGTATCGGGTCGCCGCCTGAAGCTGAACTACGCGACGCAGACCAAGGCGCGGCCGCCGAGCTTCGTGGTGTTCTGCTCGCGCGCCGACGCGGTTCCTGAATCCTACCTGCGCTACCTCGTCAACAGCATCCGCGGCTTCTTCGATCTGCCGGGCACCCCGATCCGCATCACGCTGCGCGAGAAGGCGAACCCCTTCGCGCACAAGCGCAAGCGGCCGTCGCGATAGCCGGCACCGAGGATTCACAGGACGGGTTTTTGCTCAACCCATCCTGCGTTTTTGTGCTGCTGCTATTTCTTGATCAGCGGACAGTCGCTTTGCGCGAGCGGCTTGGCGCCGTCCTCGGGCGAGATGCTGGCGATGGTCTTGTAGTAGTCCCACGGATATTTCGATTCCTCGGGCTTCTTCACCTCGAACAGATACGCTGCCACCATCTTGCGTCCATCGGCGCGGATGGTGCCCTTGCCGAACAGAACGTCGTCGGTCGGCAATTCCTTCATCTTGGCGACGACCTTGGCGCCGTCACGCGGATTGCCGCCCATCGCCTCGAGCGTCTTCAGATAATGCAGTACGCCGGAATAGAGCCCCGCGACGGTCATCGACGGCATCGAGCCGGTCTTCGATTGCGATGCCAGACGCTTCGACCAGGCGCGGGTCTTGTCGTTCATGTCCCAATAGAACGATTCGGTGAACGACAGGCCCTGTGCGGTCTTCAGGCCCAGCGCATGCACGTCGTTGATAAACAGCAGCAACGCCGCGAGCTTCTGTCCGCCGGACACGATTCCGAATTCCGACGCCTGCTTGATGGCGTTGGTGGTATCGCCGCCGGCATTGGCGAGGCCGACTACCTTGGCCTTCGACGCCTGCGCCTGCAGCAGGAACGAGGAGAAGTCCGAGGTGTTGATCGGGTGCTTCACGCCGCCTGCGACCTTGCCGCCATTGGCAACGACGACCGCCGTGGTGTCGCGTTCCAGCGCATGGCCGAACGCATAGTCCGACGTCAGAAAGAACCACGTATCGCCGCCGGCCTTGGTCAGCGCGGTGCCGGTGCCGTGGGCGAGCATGTAGGTATCGTAGGCCACCGAAATCGTATTCGGCGTGCAGGCCTTGCCGGTCAGGTCGGCGCTGGCGCCGCCCGAATTGATCAGGATTGAATTCTTCTCCTTCGCCAACGTGCTGACGGCGAGGGCGACGCCGGAATTCGGCGTATCGACGACAGCATCGACCTTGTCGACATCGATCCACTGCCGCGCAATGTTCACGCCGACATCGGGCTTGTTCTGGTGATCGCCGCTCAGCACCTCGATCTTCCAGCCCTTGTCGAGCAGTCCGGAATCCTGCACCGCCATCTTGACGGCGATCACTGAATTCGGGCCGCCGATATCGGCGTAGAGGCTCGACATGTCGTTGAGCACGCCGATCTTGACGGTCTTGTCCTGCGCCAGGGCAGGCGTGGCAAATGCGAGTCCGGCGAATGTGAGTGCGACGGCTGCGCTACCTGAGAAAGCAGTTCTCATGCGTATTCCCCCTGTTTTTCGCGGCAGGGGCAGCCGTCTTTCGCGGCCCGGCCCTGCGCTTGATTGCGTTTCACGTGTCCGATGCTCCGACGTCTTCGCGCCGGTAGTCATCATTGATGTTAACAGCAAAACCGGCCGTGGCCAGCCTCTTGTGCCGCGAGATGTTGCGCGTCTAGCGCAGCGCGTCCGACGTCAGCCGAAACTTCTGGATCCGTTTCCCGGTATCGACCTCGGCCGTGTAGACATTGCCCTTGGCATCGACCGCCATGGCGTGGATCCAGTGAAACTGGCCGGCGTTGCGGCCGTTGCGGCCGAAGCTACCGACCACGCTGCCATCGTCGCGCTTGAGGATGCGGATCTCGTTGTTCTCGCCGTCGGCGGTGAGCAGCCAAGTCTGCTTGGGATCGGGCCAGATTGCGAGATCCCATACCGCGCCATTGCCGAGCGTGTTCTTCTCGAAGAACCACTCCTTCACGAACGTGCCGTCCTTCCTGAACACCTGGACGCGGTTGTTGATGCGGTCGCAGACATAGACGAGACCGTCATGGGCGATCTTCACGCAATGCACGGGATTGCTGAACTGCTGCGACACCGGCGCCTTGGGATCGTAGGCGGCCTGCTTGTCGTCGTTGGGCTGGTTGCCATAGGCGCCCCAGTGTCGCTTGTAGGCACCGGTGGTGGCGTCGAACACGATGACGCGCCGGTTACCATAGCCGTCGGCGACGTAGATCTCGTTGGCGTCCTTGTCGAGCGCGGTTTCCGCGGGCTTGCCGAGCTGCGTGGTGTCGTTGCTGCCCTTGCTCGGCGCGATCTTGCCGATCTGCATCACGAACTTGCCGTCGGTGGTGAATTTCAGGATCGCGTTGTCGTTGTCGGCATTGCCGCCGACCCAGACAAAGCCTTTCTCGTCGACCTCGATGCCATGTTCGCGGCCGACCCATTCGTAGCCCTCACCAGGGCCGCCCCAGGAGCGCAGCAGATTGCCGTCGGCATCGAACTCCAGCACCGGCGGCGCCGAGACACAGCACTTCGAGCGCGGCGGCGTCAGCGACGCGCCTTTCTCGTCATCGGTCAGCGAACGCGGCCGGTGGATCAGCCAGATATGGCCCTGTGCGTCCACGGTGATGCCGCCGACCTGGCCGAGGATCCAGTTGTTCGGCAGCGGCTTTGGCCAGGCCGCATCGACCTCGAAGCGGGGGATGTCGGCGGCGCGCGCTTGCTGCGTGAAGGCGGCGCCAGTGAGCAGCGTGGCGGTGAAAGCGAGAGCGGAGAGGGTGTTGCGGAGGAGCGATGACCTTGCGCCATCCCGTGGCGAATGAATACGAACCGGCATGGACGTCATGGCAGCCTCCCCAAATTTTTGATGCGGGTTATCCCGCTTGGGAGGGAGTGAATAACTGTCGGTTTCGCGAGTCAATCGTGCGGCGCACTTACACCGCGGCTTACGCCGGCGGGTGAAAACTCAACAGGCTGCGCGTTGAATAGTCGTAGAATTTGCCGGTCTCGCTCCAGCTCGGCAGCAACATCGGCAGGATGAACTCCGCAACCTGCTCCGGAGTCGGCAGCGTCGCCGGATCTTCCCCGGGCATCACCGTGGCGCGCATGCGGGTGCGCACCGGGCCGGGGTTGAACAGGTTGGCGCGGATCGGGGTGGTCGCGGTCTCGGCGGCCCAGACCCGCACCAGCGCTTCCAGCGCGGCCTTGGAGGCGGCATAGGGGCCGCGATAGGCCGGCGCCTTGCTGGCGCTGCCGGAGGTGATGAACACCGCGCGGCCGGCGTCGGAGAGCTTCAGCAGCGGCTCCATACAGCGGATCAGCTGGAAGTTGGCGGTGACGTTCACGGCCATGGTGTCGTTCCACGGCTTCATCTCGATATGCCCCAATGGCGACGATGGGCCGGCGACGCCGGCGTTGCCGACCAGGATGTCAAGCTTGCCATGGCGCTCGTTCAGCGCGGCGCCAAGCCGGGCGATGCCGTCGTAATCGGTGAGGGGCAGCGGCACCAGCGTGGCGCTGCCGCCGTCCTTGCGGATGGTGTCGTCGAGCTCTTCAAGCCCGCCTTGCGTCCGCGCGACGGCAATGATGTGGGCGCCGGCCTTGGCCAGCGCAACCGCGGTGGCATAGCCGAGGCCACGCGAGGCGCCTGTGACGAGAGCGATACGGGAGGCGAGGGGTTTGGTCATGAGGTGGCTCGTAACTCTCAGGCGTCATCCCCGCGGAGGCGGGGATCCATACACGGTGAGGGTTATGATGCGGAAAGGTGGTTGTGTCTAATCGTGTGAGACACAAAACGGCGAAGGTTATGGGTCCCCGCCCCGCGTGCGCCTTCGGCGCACTAGGCGGGGACGACACCGGAGTGCGGGTTCAGCTCGCTTCGGCCAGCAGCGACAGCTGCCGCGGCGCCTCGATCTCGCTCATGTCGGTGAGCGGGGTCGGGTAGTCGCCCGTAAAGCAGTGGTCGCTGAATTTCGGCTGCGCGGGATTGCGGCCGGGTTCACCCATGGCGCGGTAGATGCCATCGACCGAGACGAAGGCCAGCGAGTCCGCGCCGATCAGCTCGCACATCTGCTCGAGCGTATGGGTGGCGGCGAGCAGGCCGGAGCGGTCGGGGGTGTCGATGCCGTAATAGTCGGGATGGGTGATCGGCGGCGAGGCGATGCGGAAGTGGACTTCCTTGGCGCCGGCGTCGCGCATCATCTTGACGATCTTCTTCGAGGTGGTGCCGCGCACCAGGCTGTCATCGATCAGAACGATGCGCTTGCCCTCGATCGCGGTGCGGTTCGCCGAATGCTTCATGCGGACGCCGAGTTCGCGGATGCTCTGGGTCGGCTGAATGAAGGTGCGGCCAACATAGTGATTGCGGATGATGCCGAGTTCGAACGGCACGCCGGACTCGCGGGAATAGCCGATCGCGGCGGGGACGCCGGAATCCGGCACCGGCACGATGACGTCGGCTTCGACATGGGTCTCGCGCGCCAACTGCGCGCCCATCGCCTTGCGGACGTCGTAGACCGAGCGGCCGCCGACGATCGAATCCGGTCGCGAGAAATAGATGTATTCGAAGATGCAGGGCCGCGGCGGCATCGGCGGAAACGGCTTGTGGCTTTGCACACCGTGCTTGTCGAACACGATGACTTCGCCGGGCTCGATGTCGCGGACATATTTCGCGCCGATGATGTCGAGTGCGCAGGTTTCCGAGGCGAGGATCGGCGCGCCATTGAGTTCACCCAGCACCAGCGGGCGAATGCCGAGCGGGTCGCGGGCGCCAACCAGCTTCTTGTTGGTCAGCGACACCAGCGCATAGGCTCCTTCGATGGCGCGCAGCGCCTCGATGTAACGATCGATGAAGCGGTTACGCTTGGAATGGGCGACGAGATGCAGGATCACCTCGGTGTCCGTGGTGGACTGCATCATGGCGCCGTTGCGCACCAGCTCGCGACGCAGCGTCAGACCGTTGGTGAGGTTGCCGTTGTGGGCGACCGCAAAGCCGCCGGCGTTGAGTTCGGCGAACAGCGGCTGCACGTTGCGCAGGATGGTTTCGCCGGTCGTGGAGTAGCGGGTATGGCCGACCGCGGCGTTGCCGGGCAGGCGCTCGATCACTTCGCGGCGGGAGAAGGTGTCGCCAACCAGGCCAAGCCTTCGTTCGGAATGAAACCGCTTGCCGTCGAAGGCGACGATACCGGCTGCTTCCTGGCCGCGATGCTGCAGGGCGTGGAGCCCGAGTGCGGTGATCGCCGATGCGTCGGGATGACCGAAGATGCCGAACACGCCGCACTTCTCGCGCAGCATGTCGCCGTCGAGATCGTTGTCGCGGAGGTTGTGATTTGGCGTTAGTTCAAGATGCGGTTCTGCTGCGTCATCGGAAGGGCTTTGCATCGGATTCATCGCCTCTCTGTTCGCAAGGAACCTAAGAACAACTAACGTCCCGCCGGCTTGCCATCGATCAGCTTCTTCAGGCTGTCGCGGGCAGGCTTGGTGTAGCCTTCGCCAGCGCCGGGGGTTGCCGGCTCGGCGTCGGTTGCATCCTCATCGGGCTTGTTCTTCTTGAATCTCTTCAAGATGGTGTTTTCGGGGTCATCCGGCAAGAGCGCCATCAGCCAATCGCCGGTTCCCTGCAAAACAACCCGTGATTTCGCCCCCGTGACCCAGTCCGGACGCTGCTTGTCCGGAACCAGCCAGCTGAAGAACAGGAAGGCCACCACCACGATCAACAACCCGCGGGCCAGGCCGAACAGGAAGCCGAGGGTGCGATCCAGCGCGCCGATGCGCGAATCGAGGATCATGTCGGAGATGCGCACGGTGATGATGGAGACGACGATCAGCGTGCCGATGAAGACGCCGGCGATGACGGCGACAGTCGCGACCGTATCGTTGGCGATATAGGCCTTGGCCGAGGGCAGCAGCTTCTGAAACGCGAACAACGTCACCAGCGCGGCGGCGCCCCAAGCCGCGATCGACAGGATCTCGCGCATGAAGCCGCGGACCATCGCGAGCAGGCCGGAGATCAGCATCACCCCGAGCAGGACAAGGTCGAGAATCGTTATCGGCATCGGCTGGTCAGGTCCGCTCGTAAATCTCAAAACCCGCGAATCGGCGTGTCGCTGCCGGTTCAGGTGACGGTGATATGGCACGTCTCGCAAGGCCAGAAAACCGCTAACGCGCCCATCATCCCATCATTGTTCCGATGGCTTAATGGAGCGTGTTTTAATGATTGCGTTATTTGCCACGCGCGCGAGAGCTGTATAGCGGCGGTGGCGTCACACGTCACCCCGCTTCAGCCTTCCTGACGCTTGAATCGGGCCGGAGCGGCGTTTTTCTCCGCTTCTGTGCTTTTGCTGTTGTCCCGGCTCGGCTTGACGCCGCGGGCCGCGATATCCGCCACCAAGGTGGTCAATCCACCAACGGTGCCGAGCGACAGGCCGGCATCGCCGCCGGCGTCGCCACGTGCCGATTCCGGCAGCACCGCGCGGCCGAAGCCGAGTTTGGCAGCTTCCTTCAGCCGCGCCGAGGTCTGTGCCACCGGCCGCACGGCGCCGGACAGCGAGATTTCGCCGAAATATACCGCATCCGTCGGCAGCGGCGCGTTGCACAGCGAGGACACCAGAGCGGCGGCGGCGGCGAGATCGGCGGCGGGCTCGTTGATGCGCAGGCCGCCGGCGACATTGAAATAGACGTCGTAGCCGGACAGCTTGACGCCGCAATGGGCCTCCAGCACCGCCAGCACCATCGACAGCCGGCTGGAATCCCAGCCGACCACGGCGCGGCGCGGCGTTCCCAGGGTGGTCGGCGCAACCAGCGCCTGCAATTCCACGAGGACGGGGCGGGTGCCTTCCATGCCCGCGAATACCGCGGTGCCGGGGCTGCCGAGATCGCGATCGGACAGGAACAGTTCAGAGGGATTGGAGACTTCGCGCAGGCCGAGCCCGGTCATCTCGAACACGCCGATCTCGTCGGTGGGACCGAAACGGTTTTTCACGGCGCGCAAAATGCGGAATTGCTGCGAGCCTTCGCCCTCGAACGACATCACGGCATCGACCATGTGCTCGACCACGCGCGGGCCGGCGATCTGGCCGTCCTTGGTGACGTGGCCGACCAGGATAATGGTGGCGCCGGATTTCTTGGCGAAGCGAATCAGCGCCTGCGCGGAAGCGCGGACCTGGGTCACCGTGCCCGGTGCGGATTCCACCGTGTCGGTCCACATGGTCTGGATCGAATCGATCACGATCAGTCGCGGCACCGCGCCTTCCGAAAGCGTGGCGACGATGTCCTCCACCGAGGTTTCCGAGGCGAGCTGTACGGCGGCGTCGGAGAGGCCGAGCCGTTCGGCACGAAGCCGCACCTGCGCCACCGCTTCTTCGCCGGAGATGTAGACGACGCGGTGGCCGGCGCGTGCCATCAGGCTGGTGGCCTGCGTCAGCAGCGTCGATTTGCCGATCCCGGGATCGCCGCCGATCAACAGCACCGAGCCGCGCACAAAACCGCCGCCGGTGACGCGGTCGAGCTCGCCCATGCCCGAGGCAATGCGCGGCGCATCCGCGCTCTTGCCGGTCAGGCTTTCCAGATTGAACAGCCGGCCCTTGCGCTTGGAGCGCGCGCTGACCGGAATCGTGGTGGCGCCGGTGGTGTCCTCCTCGGCCAGCGTATTCCACTCGCCGCAGGATTCGCACTTGCCCTGCCAGCGATTATAGGCCGCGCCGCAATTCTGGCAGACAAAGGAGAGGGCGTTCTTGGCCATGAAGGGAGTGAGTCGCTGTCAGGAGGAAGTTGCGGCGTTGAATAGCATAGATAGGCCGGCGAGCAGCATGATGCCATCCATCACCAGCCGGAACACGTTGGGGTCGAGGCGCAGCACGAATCGTTTGGCGATGAAGGCGCCGGCCATCAGCGACGAACCGGCGATCAGGCCTTTCAGCAACACATCCCACGTCAGCGCGCCGAATTGCTGGAAGGTGACGGACTTTGAGAGATAGAGCCCGAGCGAACTGGCGGCCTCGGTGGCGAGGAACGCGCCCTTGGTGAGGCCGTAGAACAGGAACAGCGGCACGCTGAGCGGGCCGGTGGAGACCACGATGCCGGTGAGATAGCCGATCAGCGCCCCGCCGAGCGCCAGATGCCACAGGGTGATGGTGAATTGATGCCGCGCCAGCCAGTGCCTGACGGGCACCATTGCGATCAGGAACAGCCCAATCGCGATATCGACGGTGTGGGACGGCAGCACCAGCAGCGTCCGCGCGCCCAAGGCCGCGGCGGGAATGCCGGTGATTGAATAGGCCGCACAGGCGCGCCAGTCGACTTCGCGCCACCACGCCAGAATCCGCGACAGGTTGGCCATCACCGCGGCCACCGCCATGATCGGCACCGCTTCCTTCGGCCCGAACTCGTAGACCAGCACAGGCACCAGCATGATTGACGAGCCGGTGCCGACGATGCCGCTGATGGTCCCGGCAACCAGCCCGACCGCGAGGACGAAAATGAAATTCAAAGGCCTGCTCCGGGGCGACTCGCTGTCATCGACAGCGTCGGGCAAATGCCGCAAAAGCTCAACCGCGATGGCGGGCAGACGCATGGCATTGACGGACGGGCAGGCGCGCGCTGGTATGATCGACCGCAACCGGATTCGGCATGAACGCGCTTTCCGCTGACGCCAACCCAATCATGCAACGCGGATTGCCTGTTGAGCGCTGGCCGAGTCTGCTCTGGCTGCTGACCGCGCTTTCGCTTGCGGTCGCGCTGGCGATTCCGTTCTTCCTCGTCGATGTGCCGCCGGTGCTGGACTATCCGAACCATCTGGCGCGCTACTTCATCCTGGCGCATCCCGATGATCCCGTGCTGTCGCAAATGTATGCACCGCGCTGGGGGCTGATGCCGAATCTCGGCATGGACGTGCTCGGCGCCGGCCTGCTGAAGGTCGCCAGCGT is drawn from Nitrobacteraceae bacterium AZCC 2146 and contains these coding sequences:
- a CDS encoding branched-chain amino acid transport system substrate-binding protein (product_source=KO:K01999; cath_funfam=3.40.50.2300; cleavage_site_network=SignalP-noTM; cog=COG0683; ko=KO:K01999; pfam=PF13458; superfamily=53822; transmembrane_helix_parts=Inside_1_4,TMhelix_5_27,Outside_28_408), with amino-acid sequence MRTAFSGSAAVALTFAGLAFATPALAQDKTVKIGVLNDMSSLYADIGGPNSVIAVKMAVQDSGLLDKGWKIEVLSGDHQNKPDVGVNIARQWIDVDKVDAVVDTPNSGVALAVSTLAKEKNSILINSGGASADLTGKACTPNTISVAYDTYMLAHGTGTALTKAGGDTWFFLTSDYAFGHALERDTTAVVVANGGKVAGGVKHPINTSDFSSFLLQAQASKAKVVGLANAGGDTTNAIKQASEFGIVSGGQKLAALLLFINDVHALGLKTAQGLSFTESFYWDMNDKTRAWSKRLASQSKTGSMPSMTVAGLYSGVLHYLKTLEAMGGNPRDGAKVVAKMKELPTDDVLFGKGTIRADGRKMVAAYLFEVKKPEESKYPWDYYKTIASISPEDGAKPLAQSDCPLIKK
- a CDS encoding NAD(P)-dependent dehydrogenase (short-subunit alcohol dehydrogenase family) (product_source=COG1028; cath_funfam=3.40.50.720; cog=COG1028; pfam=PF00106; superfamily=51735); translation: MTKPLASRIALVTGASRGLGYATAVALAKAGAHIIAVARTQGGLEELDDTIRKDGGSATLVPLPLTDYDGIARLGAALNERHGKLDILVGNAGVAGPSSPLGHIEMKPWNDTMAVNVTANFQLIRCMEPLLKLSDAGRAVFITSGSASKAPAYRGPYAASKAALEALVRVWAAETATTPIRANLFNPGPVRTRMRATVMPGEDPATLPTPEQVAEFILPMLLPSWSETGKFYDYSTRSLLSFHPPA
- a CDS encoding GTP-binding protein (product_source=KO:K03977; cath_funfam=3.30.300.20,3.40.50.300; cog=COG1160; ko=KO:K03977; pfam=PF01926,PF14714; smart=SM00382; superfamily=52540; tigrfam=TIGR03594) → MSFTIAIIGRPNVGKSTLFNRLVGQKLALVDDTPGVTRDRREGQGKLGDLEFTIIDTAGLDEGAKGSLTARMQEQTETAIALADALLFVIDARAGLTPNDRAFADFARRANKPVVLVANKSEGKHGELGAMESYALGLGEPIQISAEHGEGLSDLYDSLRDLMPEPDEEREEFDDDDIIESDEELAKRPIRVAIVGRPNAGKSTTINHLLGEERLLTSSEAGTTRDSISVELNFKGREFRIFDTAGLRRRSRIEEKLEKLSVADALRAVRFAEVVVLMMDSQNKFEEQDLRIADLIEREGRALVIAVNKWDLMGKQGSLVAGLRTDVDHLLPQVKGVPIVAISGLMGEGIDRLMKAIEESYAVWNRRIPTASLNRWFEQAIDANPPPAVSGRRLKLNYATQTKARPPSFVVFCSRADAVPESYLRYLVNSIRGFFDLPGTPIRITLREKANPFAHKRKRPSR
- a CDS encoding DNA-binding beta-propeller fold protein YncE (product_source=COG3391; cath_funfam=2.120.10.30; cog=COG3391; superfamily=63825); protein product: MTSMPVRIHSPRDGARSSLLRNTLSALAFTATLLTGAAFTQQARAADIPRFEVDAAWPKPLPNNWILGQVGGITVDAQGHIWLIHRPRSLTDDEKGASLTPPRSKCCVSAPPVLEFDADGNLLRSWGGPGEGYEWVGREHGIEVDEKGFVWVGGNADNDNAILKFTTDGKFVMQIGKIAPSKGSNDTTQLGKPAETALDKDANEIYVADGYGNRRVIVFDATTGAYKRHWGAYGNQPNDDKQAAYDPKAPVSQQFSNPVHCVKIAHDGLVYVCDRINNRVQVFRKDGTFVKEWFFEKNTLGNGAVWDLAIWPDPKQTWLLTADGENNEIRILKRDDGSVVGSFGRNGRNAGQFHWIHAMAVDAKGNVYTAEVDTGKRIQKFRLTSDALR